In one window of Branchiostoma floridae strain S238N-H82 chromosome 14, Bfl_VNyyK, whole genome shotgun sequence DNA:
- the LOC118430765 gene encoding uncharacterized protein LOC118430765 isoform X2, whose amino-acid sequence MRSNHTSSSHGALSGPASLRTRLLQPHRQLNQGTTTTNMAAHFVPPACLVRLMVMVVLSVCVRARTCLHDAAFPSNVSAFRPYNVTLSEVASDTATVGWWYGWPPQPGADLPSDNYTDSGHVDTNGTEMALTGFDVVTRVADDVYDTRTITTVDASQRSLPLTYLKQETAYVVYVYANHDEFCVRSGETVEFVTTAEYSVDGEMLSTHSEDNSRMEQRIFMIFDTNLFRNIQSGLQKGTRSSL is encoded by the exons CACGGAGCGTTATCAGGGCCTGCTTCCCTCAGGACAAGACTGCTGCAGCCGCACAGGCAGCTGAATCagggaacaacaacaaccaacaTGGCAGCACACTTCGTACCACCGGCCTGCCTGGTACGGCTGATGGTGATGGTAGTGttgtctgtgtgcgtgcgtgccaGAACGTGCCTTCATGATGCAG CTTTTCCGTCCAATGTTTCGGCCTTCCGTCCTTACAACGTGACCCTGTCTGAAGTAGCGTCCGACACAGCTACAGTTGGCTGGTGGTACGGGTGGCCTCCTCAGCCCGGTGCCGACCTGCCCTCTGATAACTACACGGATAGTGGACATGTGGACACAAACGGCACCGAAATGGCTCTCACTGGTTTTGATGTCGTGACAAGAGTAGCTGACGACGTCTACGATACCAGGACTATCACGACAGTTGACGCATCGCAAAGATCTTTGCCGCTCACGTACCTTAAACAGGAAACGGCGTACGTGGTCTACGTCTACGCGAACCATGATGAGTTCTGCGTCCGGAGTGGGGAGACTGTGGAATTTGTGACGACAGCAGAGTATTCAGTAGACG gTGAAATGTTGTCAACCCACTCGgaggataactcgagaatggaacaacgaattttcatgatttttgat ACCAATCTTTTCCGGAATATCCAGAGTGGCCTACAGAAGGGGACAAGAAGTTCACT